From Candidatus Manganitrophus morganii, the proteins below share one genomic window:
- a CDS encoding cofactor-independent phosphoglycerate mutase: MKYVVLVADGMADRPIEALGGRTPLEAAKTPNIDLLATCGEIGLVRTTPDGFVPGSDVAHLSILGYDPRRFYSGRGALESAGMEVLLNEGDVAFRCNLVTLRDRQKGYAFNELSSRVFLEDPTAGKIGDEEARELIDLLNNLLGSDQIQFYAGKGYRHLMVWVHGALKVECLPPHKLVDKEIVSVFPRGADKGVLKKLVQSAFTVLLDHPVNEERIARGERPANGVWFWGPGREVPLPPFSTRFSKGGALISEADLLRGLGRKTGMKVIDVPVGDDAAKVKAASEALEGHDLVYLHFEACDAAGHAGDLQLKMEAIERFDRQLVGPLLSQLREKGPWRLLLLSDHATPVSSRDAAGDPVPFLLCRGLDGKKEERPFSEREAAGSANFWSEGHRLMEHFLKA; the protein is encoded by the coding sequence ATGAAATACGTTGTTTTGGTTGCGGACGGAATGGCTGACCGGCCGATCGAAGCGCTCGGCGGGAGGACGCCGCTTGAAGCGGCGAAAACACCCAACATCGATCTTCTTGCGACCTGCGGTGAAATCGGCTTGGTCCGGACGACGCCGGATGGATTCGTTCCGGGGAGTGATGTCGCACACCTGTCGATCCTTGGATATGACCCGCGCCGGTTTTATTCCGGGAGAGGCGCGCTTGAGTCGGCCGGGATGGAAGTCTTGCTTAATGAGGGGGATGTCGCCTTCCGCTGCAACCTTGTGACCCTTCGGGACCGGCAGAAGGGATATGCCTTCAACGAGCTCTCCTCCCGGGTATTTTTAGAGGATCCCACGGCGGGGAAGATCGGTGATGAGGAGGCCCGGGAACTGATCGATCTGCTCAACAATCTGCTCGGGAGCGATCAGATTCAGTTTTATGCAGGAAAAGGATATCGACACCTGATGGTGTGGGTCCACGGCGCCTTGAAGGTGGAGTGCCTCCCGCCTCACAAGCTGGTCGATAAGGAGATTGTCTCGGTCTTCCCCCGCGGCGCCGACAAAGGGGTTTTAAAGAAGCTGGTTCAGAGCGCCTTTACCGTTTTATTGGACCATCCGGTCAACGAAGAGCGGATTGCGCGAGGGGAGCGGCCGGCCAACGGCGTCTGGTTCTGGGGGCCCGGGCGAGAGGTTCCACTGCCTCCCTTCTCAACGCGATTTTCAAAGGGCGGGGCGCTGATCTCGGAGGCCGATCTCCTGCGCGGCTTAGGGCGAAAAACAGGAATGAAGGTCATTGATGTCCCCGTCGGCGACGATGCGGCAAAGGTGAAGGCGGCCTCCGAAGCGCTCGAAGGACATGATCTGGTCTATCTTCATTTTGAAGCGTGTGATGCGGCGGGGCATGCAGGCGACCTGCAGTTGAAAATGGAGGCGATCGAGCGTTTTGATCGGCAGCTCGTCGGCCCGTTGCTCTCTCAACTGAGAGAGAAGGGGCCGTGGCGGCTGCTTCTTCTCTCGGATCACGCCACGCCGGTATCGAGCCGGGACGCGGCCGGCGATCCGGTCCCCTTTCTCCTCTGCCGGGGTCTCGACGGAAAAAAAGAGGAGCGCCCCTTCTCGGAGAGGGAAGCGGCCGGAAGCGCGAATTTCTGGTCCGAAGGCCATCGATTGATGGAGCATTTTTTAAAAGCATAA